In Ptiloglossa arizonensis isolate GNS036 chromosome 6, iyPtiAriz1_principal, whole genome shotgun sequence, the DNA window TTTGTGTGTTGCTTAAATTCGTTAAGTTCATTAATTGCACGGAATTCATTATTTTCGCTCGTCGAACCATTTTTTCGTTCAACGCCGTGGATGCTACGAAGATTTTCAACAGTggatctttaattttaattacgcgatatcgtgttttattttcacagtCAACGCTGGTGTGAACTTATTGTCGCGATCGGAATTCATTTTCGATCGTTGTGGAAAAATAATTCAGAAGAGGAgtaatcgtttattcgtttgATCGAACGTTGCGACACCAGAGCTTCCGGTACGCTTATTTTAACTCCACTCGGTATCGATAGAGACGCAAACGAGATAAACAAGATGGACGTTTTCTAGGACTCGAAAGCTTCGTAGGACGTAACCGCTGTACTTGTCTCGCCTCGATAGACGATAATGGATCATCCTAATAAAATCCacgattttatttacaattaacgATAAAAACGAAGCGAAATCGTACACCGGTATTCTTTCCGCCATGTTGTCTTCTCTTTGTATTTCTTTATCGTATTCAAACATCGTTCAATCGTCGATTATACGTTTCGATTAACTttgttctcgttttcgtcaccaATTCGTATTTTCTTACTCTTCTATCGACAGATGTGCATAATTTTCACTCGATCATTTTTCACGcttcgtttatttatcgtatcaGAACAATCCATGTACGAAGACACCTGTCCGTACGTCGATAAACATTAAATATTACGGAATTTGTCAATAACTCCGACGCGTCTTGGAGAAATTAGGTCCCCGTTCGAACGTAGAAACCGTCGGACGTCTATCCGCCTGTTGCTTTGAGTGTTCCAGTTAAATTTGATTTCTATTCCCTTCCTTGAACCCACCGTCGTCTGGATACCGCTACAAATCGACCACTCGAAGCGACTCGATCGATTAGCAAAAATTGTCGGGGAACGACTAAGAGCAAGACGATGGGTATTCGTTGTTTGCAGACAGGAAGAAGATCCTCTTGGTGGGCGCTCTCAGCACGAATCCGAAGAAACTGACTGGAACAAAGAGGAGCCGAGACCTAACGAAGAACACGGGGAAACGTTTCGAGAGGAGAAAATGTTCCACGCACCGAATAGAGAGAGTCGTCGCGAATGGTGGTAGGCCTTGGAATGATTTACGAATTTACGTTCTGGCACGGTTCCAACGCAAATTCGCGAATATTGGCAATGGCACGCGGTTTTTGCCCGAAACTTAAAAACTCCGTGAGTTTCGTTCGCGAAGCAATTTTTGCAAATCGCAAGTAAGAGATACAAGGTCGTTCGACGATAATGCGTGGAACTCGGTGTTCTCGGATTCGACGAAGCTGGCAAATTCTTTAACTCGATTCACCGACATTAATTACTCTCACCGGGTCGTCTATGCCAACTACCTGTCCCTGAACCAGCTCTGTTCTCGTTAACGGTAGCTCTTCGATCTGTATCGTAAAATACATTTTCGTCGATACGCGACAGATACAGGGTGTCCGAGAATTTAACGGTGTCAGTGTGTTCCACGAGCGGAGACGAGAAAAAAGTGTCCTGTAAACGTAGTCGAATGAACGCTTCGTTGAAAAGTTGTAGCAAAAATTTGAAGTTCGTGGGAAATTGCTCTAGTACGTTACAGTATTATAGAGTTATAGCGTTGAAATAAGTCGACGATACTTGCGTAATGTGTTTAGGTAGGTTGAGTTCACCGCTGGACATGGTCGAAAGTGATAGACGTGTAGCTTCTGCTAATCTCTTAGCGTTAGTATGTCGTTTTAAAATGTTGATCGTACTTGTCGATACGAGATTGATATCTTTGAAACACGGAGTCTATTTTCGTACGAATTTCGCGTCGATTTTCTTCCATTACAGAGAACATTAATTTTTTGTATCGGTTCAAATTCGTTTTCAGTTCGATGAACTTCTTGCAGAGTTCTTCTCGGGGTTAAAGTCTAGTCTCAAACTATTCATTCTTGAATCGTGTAAACGGTGATCCATTTTGATGATTACGATCAAAAAGTAAACACAAGACCCTTGAACACATTGCGCGAATATCATCGACTTATTTTAACGCTACGACGTACCAAAAAGAAATTCGTTACGATTTCGTAAATTTTCGTTACTATTCTTCGATACGAGATTTATTCGATCATGTTTAGaggatttttctctttttgtttctACTAGCTCCAAAATCAACCGGATGCATTTTTTATCGGTGATTTTGAAACACCCGGTATCCGAGAGTAGAGCAGCTACTCCCTTGGGAGAGTCGAATCGTCTATGCGCCTCTTCGGACAATCTCcgcattaaaaaataaattccctCGAGTCCACCCGTAACTCTATGTCGAGTGCAATTCTCGAACCCAAAATTCGAATAACGTACACCTTCCTTGAAAAATTCTTCAACGGTAAATTTGCTCAGACGACGTTTGCCTGTAAATAAATTTCGCGTCTCTAACTCCTTAGGAAATTTTCCATCGGGAAAATTACTCGATGGTGCGATCAACGATAACAAATTCTTACGTGGCAAATTATACATAAGCTTAcacattgataaaaaaaaagagaacaggGGTTGATTTCTTCCCTTCGCAGCAAATTCaccctctcttcctctctctctctcatagaGAGAGATATCCTCTACATGCTCTCAACGtttgatcatttttaaaaacattccctaacttggtATTCTCCACCCTCAATAACAAAATACATCCTCCCAACGTTtcttaatttaaaaaacattacCAAGCTCGTTATTCTCCTACGTTCTCTCAATGTTTcgtaatgtttaaaaaattcccaACTCGGTATCCTCCACCCTCAATGACAAGATGCATCCACCGAACGTttcctaatttttttttttaaaatctcCCAACTCGATAGGAGATTTTTCCTCCACCCTCAACGACAAGATACATCCTCTCcgcgtttcttaatttttaaaaaattaccaaCTCGTTACCCTCTTGCGTTCGCCCGGTGTTTCGTAAcgtttaaaaaagaattctcAGCTCGGTATCCTCCGTCGTCCTGTACGCGTAGGTTCGACGAGGTCTGGTCGAAACGAGAGGGATGTACTCTCCCTGGTTTCGATGAGGAAAGATCGCAACGATCGTGTCGATATTTTCGGTTCTGCGCGGTTTTCGAGGGACGTGATGCATCGGGCCGATCGAGTCacgattgaaatattaaatcgtAGGAACCGCGGCGCCCTCCGTGTTTTCGATCGTGGCCACGGCCTCGGTTTGGTCGGCTGGTCAggtctctctcgttcgttcgattccACGACGGCGCGCGGCATGTGCACACGAAGATCGCGTAGTGCACGAGCGGGGGTTTGCGCGACTCTCACCACGCAGAAATCAATAGCCAGCGTCGAAACGCTGGCGTTGGGTAGCACATCGTAGTCGTCGTTATCTACTCCCCCCTCCCCATCACCCCCTCTCTCTGTAAACGACAGCGACATCGTTCTCCGTTGGGTTTCCTGGGGGTCGACGAGCAGCTATCCTCCAGGCTGTCACGGCCGCTTTCAGGACCGACCGACCCGACCCCGTGTTTTCCACCGATTGGCCGGAATGGCCGATACAGAGTTCGAGGAGTTTCGCCACTATTTCGAGAGGCTTCCCCAACACCTGAAGGCGCCTCTTTCCAATTACACGTGAGTAGACGCGCCTAGCCGTGTGTCGTTTCCCGTAACGGGAGACAGGATCGCTGGACGAAAACCGTGCGTGAAGTGTGTCCGGGGATTCGACGAGACGGGACGCGCGATTTGTCGAACAATGACGTGTGCGAGACGATCATCGATGACACGCGTCTACACGGTCCTCGTCGTGCGTTTCGGTGTAAGCGATACCGTTCGTACATTTAGGAATCGTCCTTCGAAATAGGATCGTCCCGAGACGAAACGAGCTACTCCCGACAGAGAGAGGGTTCGCGTTGCGGGAAACCGTGTCGGGTGGATGCTCGTTGATTAATGGTTACGCATTTGTTTCCTTTCGATCGGGAAATAGTCGAGAGAAATCAATTAATCGACGAGACTCTGTGCGTAGAAACGTGCCACGAGAGATTGTCCCTCGTTGGATCGTGTCTGACGCATTACGGATCCGCTTTACGTCATCGTGGAAACCGAGAGGAATACAGAAACAATTTTTGCCAATTTTACCCGAATGTCTCGGCGATCGTTTTCGTAACCGTTTCATAGGTCTTTCGTAGAATCGTTGATAGTCGATTGCGTGTACCTGTCACGCTGCATTGCGTCTTTATCGTTCGGCGTCGCTCCTAcccggtgtgtgtatgtgttgCACATTCGGGCAGGAGATTAAGGGGCCAGGCCGTAGCCGCGTTGAAAAGATACATCTTGGAGGCGCGGTCGATGTTCTCCGCGCGAGGAATTAATTCGTTGCGGTGAAATGCGGATTGCGAGGTACCTTTTCGCGTATTTCAACCGTACTTCATATCGATGAAACTTGCTCCATGTTGAAAAGATCAACGATCGTTGATTTTGTTCCCTTGTATTTGGACGAGATCGGTACCCAGGCGTTGACTCCACTCGACACAATTGCACAGTACTCTTCCAACGAATCAACGATCTTCGATTTTCAAATTCTACTCTTTGGATCATCCAGACGTTATCCAAAGTGTCTATTTCTTGCTGACGCGATTTATAGCCAGACATTGACTCTTCCCAGGACGATTGCATAATATGAACTTTCAACGAATCAGCGATCTCCGATCTTCGAATTTCACTCTCCCACCCAGTCCGAACATCCTCCAAAGTGTGCATTCTCCGTTAGCACGTTCAATTGCACAATATAATCGAATCTCTTCGTCGATCTCTTGTATCTCTGAATGTATTTCTACACCCAGCCTGAACATCCTCCAAAGTTCAGTGTCGTGTCATTCCCTGTTAGCACGTTCAGTTGCGTAATACAAACGAATCGGCGATCCTCTATCTCCGAATGTTATTTCTACACCTAATCTGAACATCCTCCAAAGTTCAGTGTCACGTCATTCTCTGTTAGCTGGTCCAGTTGCATAATACAAACGAATCGATGATCATCTATTTCTGAATTTTATTTCTCCACTTAGTCTGAACATCCTTCAAAGTTCAGTGTCACGTCATTCTCAGTTAGCACGTCCGGTTACATAATGTAAACGAATCAACGATCTCCTATCGAATTTCGTCTGTCTTCGAAGCAAGCAATTTCGGAGGCAGAACGAAGCactcgattttatttatttccctcGGTAGCGCTCAACACTGAAAAG includes these proteins:
- the LOC143148072 gene encoding uncharacterized protein LOC143148072, with product MCKLMYNLPRKNLLSLIAPSSNFPDGKFPKELETRNLFTGKRRLSKFTVEEFFKEGVRYSNFGFENCTRHRVTGGLEGIYFLMRRLSEEAHRRFDSPKGVAALLSDTGCFKITDKKCIRLILELVETKREKSSKHDRINLVSKNSNENLRNRNEFLFGHFFLVSARGTH